In Candidatus Micrarchaeia archaeon, one genomic interval encodes:
- a CDS encoding helix-turn-helix domain-containing protein has product MDNTIKILNNIGLTKNESIVYTTLLKLKTAKTGEILKTANLNTGKIYEILESLKDKGLVSESIIDGIKYFSSSRPEQLLEFNKKKKEKLEKEEKEIQTILPNLEKMYISNKETKFKSITYTGYKGIKTAIYEALGELEKGEEIIAMAVTEKKDEKYNKMWTKFHKLRIEKKIKFRLIFSERGEYFNKYKKFKLCECKILEGLTPVAVNVFGNNIVGIFNYQDPVSCVLIYNKNVTTSFKHFFNQLWKIAKP; this is encoded by the coding sequence ATGGATAATACTATCAAAATCTTAAATAATATAGGTTTAACAAAAAATGAGAGTATTGTATATACAACTTTATTAAAGTTAAAAACAGCAAAAACCGGAGAAATTTTAAAAACTGCTAATTTAAATACTGGAAAAATATATGAAATTTTAGAATCTTTGAAAGACAAAGGATTAGTAAGCGAATCAATAATAGATGGGATAAAATATTTTAGTTCTTCTAGGCCAGAACAATTATTAGAATTTAATAAAAAGAAAAAAGAAAAATTAGAAAAAGAAGAAAAGGAAATTCAAACAATATTGCCAAATCTAGAAAAAATGTATATTTCAAATAAAGAAACTAAATTTAAATCAATAACATATACTGGATATAAAGGGATAAAAACTGCAATTTATGAAGCACTTGGTGAATTAGAAAAAGGAGAGGAAATTATTGCAATGGCTGTAACCGAAAAAAAAGATGAAAAATACAATAAAATGTGGACTAAATTTCATAAATTAAGAATAGAAAAGAAAATAAAATTTAGATTAATTTTTTCTGAAAGAGGAGAATATTTTAATAAATATAAAAAATTTAAATTATGTGAATGTAAAATATTAGAAGGTTTAACTCCAGTTGCAGTAAATGTTTTTGGGAATAATATAGTTGGCATTTTTAACTACCAGGATCCGGTTTCATGCGTTTTAATATATAACAAAAATGTAACTACATCTTTTAAACATTTTTTCAACCAGTTGTGGAAAATAGCAAAACCTTAA